TCTCACCGCCATCAACCACGGACCGCATCACACGTTCCGTGGGTACGCGGCGGGTGCGGTCGACTACATCTCGAAGCCGTTCGACCCCTGGGTGCTGCGCGCCAAGGTCTCGGTCTTCGTCGAGCTGTATATGAAGAACTGCCAGCTCAGGGAGCAGGCGGCGCTGCTGCGGCTCCAGTTGGAGGGCGGTGGAAAGGGTGCGGCGGGCGGTTCCAAGGAGCCCTCCGGCGGCATCCTCGCCGAGCTGTCCGCGCGCCTCGCGGCCGTCGAGGAGCAGGCGGAGGCGCTGTCCAAACAGCTCGACGACGACTCCGCCGACGCCGCCGCGGTGGCCACGGCGGCGCATCTCGAACGCAAACTGACGGGCCTGCGCAGGGCGCTGGACGCCCTGGAGCCGGGCACGGGCGGGCCTCCGTCGCTGCCGTCGCAGAACTGAGGCGGAACCGAGCACGTCCCGGAGCGCGGGCGGGGCCATGGAAGTGGCCCGGACCCGCGCTCAGTTGCGTCCGGGGTGGCGCGGTCCGCATCATGCCGTCCGAGTCGTGCTCTCCGGATCGTGCCGTCCGGATCGTGCGGCCCGGAGCGTGTGCTGAGTGGCTGTCAGGCCGTGTCAGCTTCGGGGCAACGGCCACGCGACACGAACGGGTGAAGCAGTAGGCACACGTGTCGGCTGTGGCCTCCACCGGTAACCTCACACCCATGGCCTCACGTCAGTCCGCAGCGAAGAAGCCGCCCGCGAAGAAGGCGGCCGCTCCGACGAAGGCTCCGGCGAAGAAGGCCCCCGCGAAGAAAGCCGCCGCCAAGAAGGCACCCGCCAAAAAGGCGGCGGCGAAGAAGACGGCCCCTCCGAAGCCGGCGCCCAATCCCACTTCAGGCGTGTACAGACTCGTACGCGCCGTCTGGCTCGGTGCCGCGCACGCCGTCGGCGCCGTCTTCCGCGGCATAGGGCAGGGCGCGAAAGGGCTCGACCCGGCGCATCGCAAGGACGGGGTCGCGCTCCTGCTGCTCGCGCTCGCCCTGATCGTCGCCGCCGGTACCTGGTCCAATCTGCGCGGCCCGGTCGGCGACCTCGTCGAGATGCTGGTGACCGGTGCCTTCGGGCGGCTCGACCTGCTCGTGCCGATACTGCTGGCGGTCATCGCCGTCCGCTTCATCCGGCACCCCGAGAAGCCCGACGCCAACGGCCGCATCGTCATCGGTCTGTCCGCGCTCGTCATCGGCGTCCTCGGTCAGGTCCACCTCGCGTGCGGGTCGCCCGCCCGCAGCGCAGGCATGCAGGCGATAAGGGACGCCGGGGGGCTCATCGGCTGGGGCACGGCCACCCCGCTGACGTACACCATGGGCGAGGCGCTCGCCGTGGCGATGCTCGTCCTGCTCACCGTCTTCGGCCTGCTCGTCGTCACCGCGACACCGGTCAACGCCATCCCGCAGCGGCTGCGGCTGCTCGGGCAGAAGCTGGGCATCATCGCCGACGACGAGGACGACGAGGAGTACGCCGAGGACGACGCCCGCTACGACGAGCAGTGGCGCGACGCGCTCCCCGCGCGCTCCCGCAGGCGGGGTTCGGCCCCCGAGCCGTACGACCCGGACAGCGCGGAGCAGGAGGCCCTCACCAGGCGGCGTCCGAGGCGCTCCGCCGTCCGGCAGCCCGACCCGAACCGGCCGATGGACGCCGTGGACGTGGCCGCGGCGGCCGCCGCCGCGCTCGACGGGGCCGTGCTGCACGGCATGCCGCCTTCCCCGGTGGTCGCCGATCTCACCCAGGGCGTGAGCGTGGGGGACCGGGAGGAGACGACGCCCGTCCCGGCCGCGCGCAGCAGGCCGGCCAAGGAGGAGGAGCCCCCGGCCGCCAAGCCGCCCAAGGGCGCCCGGCAGGACGCCCTGGTGCCGGACCTGACCAAGCAGGCCCCGGAGGCGCACCGCGAGCTGCCGCCGCGCGCGGAGCAGCTCCAGCTCTCCGGCGACATCACCTACTCCCTGCCCTCGCTCGACCTGCTGGAGCGGGGCGGCCCGGGCAAGACGCGCAGCGCGGCCAACGACGCCATAGTGGCCTCCCTGTCGAACGTGTTCTCGGAGTTTAAGGTCGACGCGTCTGTCACCGGCTTCACCCGGGGGCCGACGGTCACCCGCTACGAGGTCGAGCTGGGCCCGGCGGTCAAGGTCGAGCGGATCACCGCGCTCACCAAGAACATCGCCTACGCCGTCGCCAGCCCGGACGTACGGATCATCAGCCCGATCCCCGGCAAGTCCGCCGTCGGCATCGAGATCCCCAACACCGACCGCGAGATGGTCAACCTCGGCGATGTGCTGCGCCTCGCGGACGCGGCCGAGGACGACCATCCGATGCTGGTCGCGCTCGGCAAGGACGTCGAGGGCGGCTATGTGATGGCCAACCTGGCGAAGATGCCGCATGTGCTCGTCGCGGGTGCGACCGGTTCGGGCAAATCGTCCTGCATCAACTGCCTGATCACCTCGGTCATGGTGCGGGCGACCCCCGAGGACGTCCGCATGGTCCTCGTCGACCCCAAGCGCGTCGAGCTGACCGCGTACGAGGGCATCCCGCACCTCATCACGCCGATCATCACCAACCCGAAGCGGGCCGCCGAGGCGCTCCAGTGGGTCGTGCGCGAGATGGACCTGCGCTACGACGACCTGGCCGCGTTCGGCTACCGGCACATCGACGACTTCAACGAGGCCATCAGGAACGGCAAGGTCAAGCTGCCCGAGGGCAGCGAACGCGAGCTGTCGCCGTACCCGTATCTGCTGGTGATCGTGGACGAGCTGGCCGACCTGATGATGGTCGCGCCGAGGGACGTCGAGGACGCGATCGTGCGGATCACGCAGCTCGCGCGCGCGGCCGGCATCCATCTGGTGCTCGCCACGCAGCGGCCGTCCGTGGACGTCGTCACCGGTCTGATCAAGGCGAACGTGCCCTCCCGGCTCGCCTTCGCCACCTCCTCGCTCGCCGACTCCCGCGTCATCCTCGACCAGCCCGGCGCCGAGAAGCTGATCGGCAAGGGCGACGGGCTGTTCCTGCCGATGGGGGCGAACAAACCGACCCGGATGCAGGGCGCGTTCGTGACCGAGGGCGAGGTCGCGGCGATCGTCCAGCACTGCAAGGACCAGATGGCGCCCGTCTTCCGGGACGACGTCACCGTGGGCACCAAGCAGAAGAAGGAGATCGACGAGGAGATCGGCGACGACCTCGACCTGCTGTGCCAGGCGGCCGAGCTGGTCGTCTCCACCCAGTTCGGCTCGACCTCCATGCTCCAGCGCAAGCTGCGCGTCGGCTTCGCCAAGGCCGGCCGGCTGATGGACCTCATGGAGTCCCGGGGCATCGTGGGGCCGAGCGAGGGCTCCAAGGCTCGTGACGTTCTTGTGAAACCCGATGAACTGGACGGCGTGCTGGCCGTGATCCGGGGGGAGACTGAGGCGTAAGGGCCGCAGCGGTATCGCGGAGGGGCGCGAGCGGGGCGCACGGCGGGGAAAACCGGTTGTCCGACGGGCGGAACACGGATGCAATTACGGCATCCGGGTATTCGAACGTGACTCACCCGTAAGGAAATGGTGAGCAACCGTTTCCCTTCGTCGTACGTCAAGTTGGACGAGGGGACAGCCCCGTGCCCCACCCTCACCACCAGCAGGATGTCCGGCCATTCTGATGGCGTACAAAGTCCCACCGCCCGGTTGCCCCACCCTTTCGTACCCCCCCTAGACTGAACTTCCAGCACAGGTGGCTACACGCTCGAAAGGCGCCCCCGTGTCCATCGGCAACTCCCCTGACGGCAACTTCCCCGAAGACGAGCGTCCGTTCGAAGACGACCGTGATGAACGCTCGGCGGAACGCCCCTCGATCGGCCGTGCCCTCCAGCAGGCCCGCATCGCGGCCGGGCTGACCGTCGACGACGTCAGCAACGCCACCCGGGTCCGCATCGCCATCGTGCACGCGATCGAGCAGGACGACTTCGAACCCTGCGGTGGCGACGTCTACGCGCGCGGTCACCTCCGCACCCTCGCGCGCGCGGTGCGCATCGACCCCGCCCCGCTGCTCGAACAGTTCGCCGAGACGCACGGCGGACGGCCCGCGCCGACCCCGGCGGCCCCGCTGTTCGAGGCGGAACGCATCCGGCCCGAGCGGCGCGGCCCCAACTGGACCGCCGCCATGGTCGCCGCGATCGTCGCGGTGATCGGCTTCGTCGGCTTCACGGCGTTCGACAACGGCGACGACGGCGACACCACCCAGGTCGCCGAGGGCTCCACGCCGACCACCAGCAAGTCCGCCTCGCCCACGCCCAAGGCCGACAAGCCCGACGCCGACCCGAAGCCCGACCCGACCGACAGCGCCATCGCCGCCGCGCCCCGCGACAAGGTGACCGTGCAGGTCAGCGCCTCCGACGGCCGGAGCTGGATCTCCGCCAAGGACCACAACGGCCGGCTCCTGTGGGACGGCCTGCTCAAGCAGGGCGAGTCCAAGACCTTCCAGGACGGCTCCAAGATCGACCTCGTCCTCGGCGACGCCGGGGCCGTCCAGCTCTACGTCAACGGCAAGAAGATCAAGGACGACTTCCAGCCCGGCCAGGTCGAACGCCTGACGTACACGAAGGGCGACCCGGAGGTCGGCTGAGTGTTCCGTACCTCCGGTCGACGGATGTACGGACGATTCAAAGGGAGACGCGGAAACGGGGTTGGCCAAGATCGGCCAACCCCGTCGACGTGGGCTGTCGGTGGGACGAAGTAGTCTTGAGCCCATGCCTGAACGCCGTACCGTCGCACTCGTCACTCTTGGCTGCGCCCGTAACGAGGTGGACTCGGAGGAGCTCGCAGGCCGCTTGGAGGCGGACGGCTGGGAGCTCGTCGAGGACGCCGAGGAAGCGGACGTCGCGGTCGTCAACACCTGTGGCTTCGTCGAAGCCGCCAAGAAGGACTCCGTCGACGCGCTCCTGGAGGCCAACGACCTCAAGGGTCACGGCAGAACCCAGGCCGTCGTGGCGGTCGGCTGCATGGCCGAGCGGTACGGCAAGGAACTGGCCGAAGCGCTGCCCGAGGCCGACGGCGTGCTCGGCTTCGACGACTACGCGGACATCTCCGACCGCCTCCAGACCATCCTGAACGGCGGCATCCACGCCTCGCACACCCCGCGCGACCGGCGCAAGCTGCTGCCGATCAGCCCGGCCGAGCGCCAGGAGTCCGCGGCCGAGGTCGCGCTTCCCGGGCACGCCCCCGTCGATCTTCCGGAAGGCCTCGCTCCGGCTTCCGGTCCGCGTTCGCCGCTGCGCCGCAGGCTGGACGGCTCGCCCGTCGCCTCCGTGAAGCTCGCCTCCGGCTGCGACCGCCGCTGCTCCTTCTGCGCCATCCCCTCCTTCCGCGGCTCCTTCATCTCGCGCCGCCCCTCGGACGTGCTGAACGAAACGCGGTGGCTGGCCGAGCAGGGCGTCAAGGAGGTGATGCTCGTCTCCGAGAACAACACCTCGTACGGCAAGGACCTGGGCGACATCCGTCTCCTCGAGTCCCTGCTGCCCGAGCTGGCCGAGGTCGACGGCATCGAGCGGGTGCGCGTCAGCTACCTCCAGCCCGCCGAGATGCGGCCCGGCCTCATCGACGTGCTCACCTCCACCCCCAAGGTCGTGCCCTACTTCGACCTCTCCTTCCAGCACTCCGCCCCGGCGGTGCTGCGCTCGATGCGCCGCTTCGGCGACACCGACCGCTTCCTGGAGCTGCTCGACACCATCCGCGGCAAGGCGCCCGAGGCCGGCGTGCGGTCCAACTTCATCGTGGGCTTCCCCGGCGAGACCGAGGACGACCTCGCCGAGCTGGAGCGCTTCCTGAACGGCGCGAGACTGGACGCCATCGGTGTCTTCGGTTACTCCGACGAGGAGGGCACCGAGGCGGCGACGTACGAGAACAAGCTGCCCGAGGACGTCGTCGCCGAGCGCCTCGCGCGGGTCTCGCGGCTGGCCGAGGAGCTGGTCTCGCAGCGTGCCGAGGAGCGCGTCGGCCAGACCGTGCAGGTGCTCGTCGAGTCGGTCGACGGCGACGAGGGCGCGTACGGCCGCGGTGCGCACCAGGCGCCCGAGACGGACGGCCAGGTGCTGTTCACGAGCGGCGAGGGCCTGAGCGTCGGCCTTATGGTCGAGGCGAAGGTGGTCGGCACGGAAGGCGTCGACCTGGTGGCCGAGGTGCTTCCGGGCTCGCTCGGCTCCCTCGCGTGTACTGAGGAGGCGGCCAGATGACGGGAGTCCCGGCATCCGCGGCGGGCGGCACCTCCGGCGCCAAGGGCACGACGAGCGCCCCCGGCGCCACCGGTGCCCCGAACACCGCCGCCCCGAGCGATGCCGGGGAGGCGCGGCCCGTGCGCGGCGGAAAGCTGGGAGCCGCCGCCGTCAACCAGGCCAGCCTCTGGAACATCGCGAACATCCTGACCATGGTCCGTCTGGTCCTCGTGCCGGGTTTCGTGGTGCTGATGCTCATGGACGGCGGGTACGACCCGGTCTGGCGGGCCTGGGCCTGGGCCGCCTTCGCCGTCGCCATGATCACTGACGTCTTCGACGGCCATCTGGCCCGGACCTACGACCTCGTCACCGACTTCGGGAAGATCGCCGACCCCATAGCCGACAAGGCGATCATGGGTGCCGCGCTGATCTGTCTCTCCTACCTCGGCGATCTGCCGTGGTGGGTCACCGGAGTCATCCTCGGCCGGGAACTCGGGATCACGCTCCTGCGTTTCATCGTCATCCGGTACGGAGTCATCCCGGCGAGCCGCGGCGGCAAGCTGAAGACCCTGACCCAGGGCATCGCCGTCGGGATGTACGTCCTGGTGCTGGAGGGGCCCCTGGCCACTCTGAGGTGGTGGGTGATGGCCGCGGCGGTCGTGCTGACCGTCGTCACCGGAATCGACTATGTGAGACAGGCCATTGTGCTGCGCCGACGCGGAACGGCCGAGCGCGAAGCCGCGGCGGAGGGAGCGGAGCGTTGAATTCCACGGCCGCCGACGTGCTGCGACTACTGATGGTGAGGGGTGAGACGCTCGCCGTCGCCGAGTCGCTGACCGGCGGTCTGGTCGCGGCCGAGATCACCGCGACCCCCGGCGCCTCCCAGGTCTTCCGGGGCTCCGTCACCGCGTACGCCACGGACCTCAAGCACCAGTTGCTCGATGTCGACGCCACTCTCCTGGACCAGCGGGGAGCGGTGGATCCGCAGGTCGCGGCCGAGATGGCCGACGGCGTCCGCAAGGCGCTCGGCGCCGACTGGGGAATTTCGACCACCGGCGTCGCAGGTCCGGAACCCCAGGACGGCCGGCCCGTCGGCACGGTCCATGTCGCCGTCGCCGGGCCGTCCACAGCCGGTTCCGGCGTATCGGGTGGCGGGAAAGTGTCGTCGTTGCGGTTGAACGGCTCCCGGACGGAAATCCGTATGGAGAGTGTACGGAGCGTACTTGCACTGCTTCTTCAGGAGCTTGCGGGCGAACAGACCGGGAATGAGCGGACACAGGATACGGAACAGAACGGGGGGACTTGATGTTTGCAGCCCTGAGTGAACACAACAGCGCTCCCCGCACGGCCGCAGCGCAAGGCGGTACGGTGGGGCGTGAAGGATGCGGCTACGCGGTCCGAGGAGGGAGCCACCGATGATTCTGCTCCGTCGCCTGCTGGGTGACGTGCTGCGTCGGCAGCGCCAGCGCCAGGGCCGTACTCTGCGCGAAGTCTCCTCGTCCGCCCGAGTCTCACTCGGCTATCTCTCCGAGGTGGAGCGGGGGCAGAAGGAGGCATCCTCCGAGCTGCTCTCCGCCATTTGCGACGCGCTGGACGTACGGATGTCCGAGCTCATGCGGGAAGTGAGCGACGAGCTCGCCCTTGCCGAGCTGGCCCAGTCCGCAGCGGCCACCGAGCCGGTGCCAGCACCAGTGCGTCGACCGATGCTCAACTCCGTCTCGGTGGCCGGTGTGCCACCGGAGCGGGTCACGATCAAGGCGCCCGCCGAAGCGGTGGACGTCGTCGCGGCGTGATCTGCCGGGACATGGTGAGGCGCTAGCAGCGAAGCGGAGCCCCGGCCGGGGCCTCCAGGGAGACCTGGGGGTGCCGGCCGGGGCTCTTGTGCTGCCCGGGGCTCCCGTTTGCCGGGGTGTCGGCGTGCGGTCATGGTGGTCTGGTGGCCGTACGCAGGCCGTACGGACGTCTCAAGAAGCCGGAGCGTGCCGATGTACGTGGTGAAGAGCCCGTTGTCCGAGGCCGATCTCAAGACCGTCGCCGAGGCGCTGCAAGGGGCCCTGGTCGATCTCGTCGACCTGTCTCTGGTGGCCAAGCAGATCCACTGGAACGTGGTCGGGCCGCGCTTCCGCTCCGTCCATCTGCAGCTCGACGAGGTCGTGGACACCGCCCGGCTGCACTCCGACACGGTCGCCGAGCGCGCCTCCACCCTGGGTGTCCCGCCCGACGGGCGGGCCGGGACGGTGTCCGGGAGCAGCGGAATCGGCAAGGTGCCCGACGGCTGGGTCAAGGACGTGGACGCGGTGGGGACGCTGGTGGAGGCGCTGGGAGCGGTGATCACCCGGATGCGGGCGCGGGTGGAGAGCACCGCGGAGGCGGATCCGGTGAGCCAGGACATCTTCATCCAGATCACGGCGGACCTCGAGAAGCACCACTGGATGTTCCAGGCCGAGAAC
The sequence above is drawn from the Streptomyces griseiscabiei genome and encodes:
- a CDS encoding helix-turn-helix domain-containing protein, whose amino-acid sequence is MILLRRLLGDVLRRQRQRQGRTLREVSSSARVSLGYLSEVERGQKEASSELLSAICDALDVRMSELMREVSDELALAELAQSAAATEPVPAPVRRPMLNSVSVAGVPPERVTIKAPAEAVDVVAA
- a CDS encoding helix-turn-helix domain-containing protein, whose amino-acid sequence is MSIGNSPDGNFPEDERPFEDDRDERSAERPSIGRALQQARIAAGLTVDDVSNATRVRIAIVHAIEQDDFEPCGGDVYARGHLRTLARAVRIDPAPLLEQFAETHGGRPAPTPAAPLFEAERIRPERRGPNWTAAMVAAIVAVIGFVGFTAFDNGDDGDTTQVAEGSTPTTSKSASPTPKADKPDADPKPDPTDSAIAAAPRDKVTVQVSASDGRSWISAKDHNGRLLWDGLLKQGESKTFQDGSKIDLVLGDAGAVQLYVNGKKIKDDFQPGQVERLTYTKGDPEVG
- a CDS encoding FtsK/SpoIIIE family DNA translocase, which gives rise to MASRQSAAKKPPAKKAAAPTKAPAKKAPAKKAAAKKAPAKKAAAKKTAPPKPAPNPTSGVYRLVRAVWLGAAHAVGAVFRGIGQGAKGLDPAHRKDGVALLLLALALIVAAGTWSNLRGPVGDLVEMLVTGAFGRLDLLVPILLAVIAVRFIRHPEKPDANGRIVIGLSALVIGVLGQVHLACGSPARSAGMQAIRDAGGLIGWGTATPLTYTMGEALAVAMLVLLTVFGLLVVTATPVNAIPQRLRLLGQKLGIIADDEDDEEYAEDDARYDEQWRDALPARSRRRGSAPEPYDPDSAEQEALTRRRPRRSAVRQPDPNRPMDAVDVAAAAAAALDGAVLHGMPPSPVVADLTQGVSVGDREETTPVPAARSRPAKEEEPPAAKPPKGARQDALVPDLTKQAPEAHRELPPRAEQLQLSGDITYSLPSLDLLERGGPGKTRSAANDAIVASLSNVFSEFKVDASVTGFTRGPTVTRYEVELGPAVKVERITALTKNIAYAVASPDVRIISPIPGKSAVGIEIPNTDREMVNLGDVLRLADAAEDDHPMLVALGKDVEGGYVMANLAKMPHVLVAGATGSGKSSCINCLITSVMVRATPEDVRMVLVDPKRVELTAYEGIPHLITPIITNPKRAAEALQWVVREMDLRYDDLAAFGYRHIDDFNEAIRNGKVKLPEGSERELSPYPYLLVIVDELADLMMVAPRDVEDAIVRITQLARAAGIHLVLATQRPSVDVVTGLIKANVPSRLAFATSSLADSRVILDQPGAEKLIGKGDGLFLPMGANKPTRMQGAFVTEGEVAAIVQHCKDQMAPVFRDDVTVGTKQKKEIDEEIGDDLDLLCQAAELVVSTQFGSTSMLQRKLRVGFAKAGRLMDLMESRGIVGPSEGSKARDVLVKPDELDGVLAVIRGETEA
- a CDS encoding response regulator, with the translated sequence MVQKAKILLVDDRPENLLALEAILSALDQTLVRASSGEEALKALLTDDFAVILLDVQMPGMDGFETAAHIKRRERTRDIPIIFLTAINHGPHHTFRGYAAGAVDYISKPFDPWVLRAKVSVFVELYMKNCQLREQAALLRLQLEGGGKGAAGGSKEPSGGILAELSARLAAVEEQAEALSKQLDDDSADAAAVATAAHLERKLTGLRRALDALEPGTGGPPSLPSQN
- the rimO gene encoding 30S ribosomal protein S12 methylthiotransferase RimO; the protein is MPERRTVALVTLGCARNEVDSEELAGRLEADGWELVEDAEEADVAVVNTCGFVEAAKKDSVDALLEANDLKGHGRTQAVVAVGCMAERYGKELAEALPEADGVLGFDDYADISDRLQTILNGGIHASHTPRDRRKLLPISPAERQESAAEVALPGHAPVDLPEGLAPASGPRSPLRRRLDGSPVASVKLASGCDRRCSFCAIPSFRGSFISRRPSDVLNETRWLAEQGVKEVMLVSENNTSYGKDLGDIRLLESLLPELAEVDGIERVRVSYLQPAEMRPGLIDVLTSTPKVVPYFDLSFQHSAPAVLRSMRRFGDTDRFLELLDTIRGKAPEAGVRSNFIVGFPGETEDDLAELERFLNGARLDAIGVFGYSDEEGTEAATYENKLPEDVVAERLARVSRLAEELVSQRAEERVGQTVQVLVESVDGDEGAYGRGAHQAPETDGQVLFTSGEGLSVGLMVEAKVVGTEGVDLVAEVLPGSLGSLACTEEAAR
- the pgsA gene encoding CDP-diacylglycerol--glycerol-3-phosphate 3-phosphatidyltransferase; this encodes MTGVPASAAGGTSGAKGTTSAPGATGAPNTAAPSDAGEARPVRGGKLGAAAVNQASLWNIANILTMVRLVLVPGFVVLMLMDGGYDPVWRAWAWAAFAVAMITDVFDGHLARTYDLVTDFGKIADPIADKAIMGAALICLSYLGDLPWWVTGVILGRELGITLLRFIVIRYGVIPASRGGKLKTLTQGIAVGMYVLVLEGPLATLRWWVMAAAVVLTVVTGIDYVRQAIVLRRRGTAEREAAAEGAER
- a CDS encoding Dps family protein; the encoded protein is MYVVKSPLSEADLKTVAEALQGALVDLVDLSLVAKQIHWNVVGPRFRSVHLQLDEVVDTARLHSDTVAERASTLGVPPDGRAGTVSGSSGIGKVPDGWVKDVDAVGTLVEALGAVITRMRARVESTAEADPVSQDIFIQITADLEKHHWMFQAENG
- a CDS encoding CinA family protein — its product is MNSTAADVLRLLMVRGETLAVAESLTGGLVAAEITATPGASQVFRGSVTAYATDLKHQLLDVDATLLDQRGAVDPQVAAEMADGVRKALGADWGISTTGVAGPEPQDGRPVGTVHVAVAGPSTAGSGVSGGGKVSSLRLNGSRTEIRMESVRSVLALLLQELAGEQTGNERTQDTEQNGGT